One genomic segment of Gemmatimonas aurantiaca includes these proteins:
- the hslU gene encoding ATP-dependent protease ATPase subunit HslU, giving the protein MPSARTQQAIARLAELTPRQIVAELDRYIVGQANAKKSVAIALRNRWRRQRAPEAIRDEISPNNIILIGPTGVGKTEIARRLARLSGAPFVKVEASKFTEVGYVGRDVESMVRDLIENAIDMVRSERETEVEDLANEKVDERLLELLLPMPPVPTGDTPEARADHDAAIDRHKRTREKLKALLLDGQLESREVEIEVTQTGPRFPGAAMPGAPEGMEGVAEWFRDMMPKKRKKRTVKVSEARRILLDEELDKLIDLDDVTGDAVERAEAMGIVFLDEVDKIAGSRGQTSGPDVSREGVQRDLLPIVEGSNVQTKYGMVKTDHILFIAAGAFHVSKPSDLIPELQGRFPIRVELEALTEADFVRIMTEPESALTRQYAALVEAEGATLSFAADGVAELARVAARVNERMENIGARRLHTVMTTLLEEVLYDLPDRGQGAIMVDADMVRERLRAVSEDEDLRKYIL; this is encoded by the coding sequence ATGCCCTCTGCACGTACGCAACAGGCGATCGCCAGACTCGCGGAGCTCACACCGCGGCAGATCGTCGCCGAACTCGATCGCTATATCGTGGGTCAGGCCAACGCCAAGAAGTCCGTCGCGATCGCCCTGCGGAATCGGTGGCGCCGGCAGCGGGCCCCTGAAGCCATCCGCGACGAGATCTCGCCCAACAACATCATCCTCATCGGACCCACCGGGGTGGGAAAGACCGAGATCGCCAGGCGCCTGGCCCGGCTGTCCGGCGCGCCGTTCGTGAAAGTCGAGGCCTCCAAGTTCACGGAGGTCGGGTATGTCGGACGCGACGTCGAGAGCATGGTACGCGACCTGATCGAAAACGCCATCGACATGGTGCGTTCGGAGCGCGAGACCGAGGTCGAGGATCTGGCCAACGAAAAAGTCGACGAGCGCCTGCTGGAACTGCTGCTGCCCATGCCACCCGTGCCCACCGGAGACACGCCGGAAGCGCGCGCCGATCACGACGCCGCGATCGATCGTCACAAGCGCACCCGGGAGAAGCTCAAGGCGTTGCTGCTGGACGGGCAGCTCGAATCGCGTGAAGTGGAGATCGAAGTCACGCAGACCGGTCCCCGGTTCCCGGGCGCCGCGATGCCCGGTGCGCCGGAAGGCATGGAAGGCGTGGCCGAGTGGTTTCGCGACATGATGCCGAAGAAGCGGAAGAAGCGCACGGTGAAGGTGAGTGAAGCCCGTCGCATCCTGCTCGACGAGGAACTCGACAAACTCATCGATCTCGACGACGTCACCGGTGACGCCGTGGAACGTGCGGAAGCGATGGGCATCGTGTTTCTGGACGAAGTCGACAAGATCGCCGGCTCACGCGGGCAGACCTCCGGCCCCGATGTCTCCCGTGAGGGTGTGCAGCGTGATCTGCTGCCCATCGTGGAAGGCTCGAACGTGCAGACCAAGTACGGCATGGTGAAGACGGATCACATTCTCTTCATCGCCGCGGGCGCGTTTCATGTGTCGAAGCCCAGCGACCTCATTCCCGAGTTGCAGGGCCGTTTCCCCATCCGCGTGGAGCTCGAAGCGCTCACCGAAGCGGATTTTGTCCGCATCATGACCGAGCCCGAGAGCGCGCTCACGCGGCAGTACGCCGCGCTGGTGGAGGCCGAGGGCGCGACGCTGTCGTTTGCCGCCGATGGCGTGGCCGAACTGGCCCGCGTGGCCGCGCGGGTGAACGAGCGCATGGAGAACATCGGCGCGCGTCGGCTGCACACGGTGATGACCACGTTGCTGGAGGAGGTGCTCTACGATCTTCCCGATCGTGGCCAGGGCGCCATCATGGTGGACGCCGACATGGTGCGCGAACGCCTGCGGGCGGTGAGTGAGGACGAGGATCTGCGGAAGTACATTCTGTAG
- a CDS encoding DUF5916 domain-containing protein gives MSQSRRFVGWVAGVLLAAHSAALAQPAPSPLHTPRTTPSAATSQVFHARNGQTDIPLGAPRSDSIEIDGRLDEPVWSTVPILTGFSLYSPTDGVPSPDSTEVRVWYSAHAIYFGIRAFEPHGVVRATLADRDRLTADDYIEIHLDPFQERRRAFVFVVNPFGIQADGIKAEGGGFIPGANVSPGQVDLSADFLWQSRGRLTDDGYEVEVRIPYSSLRFPSRAVQRWGLQFNRKMQHSGYESTWTPVARGAASFIAQEGYISGLSGLQRGVDVLLNPELTNTTAGAPAPLSPGGTGSDWRYTNTPRVGGNVRAGLGSNFVLNGTIRPDFSQVEADATQVAADQRFALFYPERRPFFVEGADAFNVPNTLVYTRRIVQPTAAAKLTGRVGRANIAVLSAFDSPPGVADDAKALVNIVRIARDFSLQSQSGLLFSDRSSDQRSNHVIGGDVRHVFGGKYYASGQFASSSTSDRGVRSSGALWEAVVDRTGKSWGFHYNLLGIQPGFRSDNGFVARTGYVQPSASNRFTVFGKPGELFERYQLFLQSNAIWTYADFFDAQPLLESKASAGSTLTLRRGWSVGYTPTLSTYAFDPAAFGGLQVPNGSGTPVPFTPSPRITTFSQQFSLGTPQFRRFAANATYMLANDVDFNETARVNRTAITGSVDWRPDTRLRVNATYASNEFIRRMDGSSSYSTQIPRIKAEYQMTRSVFVRLVTQYEASRREALRDWRTGQVLVTQLSDGTFRPLTATRSNLLRADWLFAYRPSPGTVFFAGYGSSLTEPDALAFDRLRRVADGVFVKASWVMRMGAK, from the coding sequence ATGTCCCAGTCCCGCCGTTTCGTGGGGTGGGTCGCCGGTGTGCTGCTGGCGGCTCACAGCGCAGCCCTTGCGCAACCTGCCCCGTCCCCTCTGCACACCCCCAGGACCACGCCGTCCGCGGCCACCTCGCAGGTATTTCACGCCCGCAATGGCCAGACCGATATCCCACTCGGTGCCCCCCGTTCCGACTCCATCGAGATCGATGGTCGTCTGGACGAGCCCGTGTGGAGCACCGTGCCGATCCTCACCGGCTTCTCCCTCTACTCCCCCACCGATGGGGTGCCGTCACCCGATTCCACGGAGGTGCGGGTCTGGTATTCGGCACATGCGATCTACTTCGGCATCCGGGCATTCGAGCCGCACGGAGTCGTCCGTGCGACGCTCGCAGACCGTGACCGGCTCACGGCCGACGACTACATCGAGATCCATCTGGATCCGTTTCAGGAACGCCGTCGCGCCTTCGTGTTCGTCGTGAATCCGTTCGGCATCCAGGCGGACGGCATCAAGGCCGAAGGTGGTGGCTTCATTCCGGGGGCGAACGTGTCGCCGGGTCAGGTCGATCTGAGCGCCGACTTTCTGTGGCAGTCGCGTGGCCGTCTCACCGACGATGGCTACGAAGTGGAAGTCCGCATTCCCTACTCCAGCCTGCGCTTTCCCTCGCGCGCGGTGCAACGCTGGGGCCTGCAGTTCAACCGCAAGATGCAGCACAGTGGCTACGAAAGCACCTGGACACCGGTCGCGCGCGGCGCCGCGTCGTTCATCGCGCAGGAGGGGTACATCAGCGGCCTCTCCGGACTGCAGCGCGGAGTGGATGTGCTGCTCAATCCGGAGCTCACCAACACCACGGCTGGCGCACCGGCACCGCTGTCTCCCGGCGGCACGGGCAGCGACTGGCGGTACACCAACACGCCGCGGGTGGGCGGCAACGTCCGGGCCGGGCTGGGCAGCAACTTCGTGCTGAACGGCACCATCCGCCCCGACTTCTCGCAGGTGGAAGCCGACGCCACGCAGGTGGCCGCGGATCAGCGGTTCGCATTGTTCTACCCGGAACGCCGTCCCTTCTTCGTGGAAGGCGCGGATGCGTTCAACGTGCCGAACACGCTCGTGTACACGCGCCGTATCGTGCAGCCCACCGCCGCGGCCAAACTCACCGGACGCGTGGGGCGTGCGAACATCGCGGTGCTCTCGGCCTTCGATTCACCGCCCGGTGTGGCGGACGACGCCAAGGCGCTGGTCAACATCGTGCGCATCGCGCGTGACTTCAGCCTGCAATCGCAGAGTGGCCTGCTGTTCAGCGACCGCTCCAGCGATCAGCGGTCCAATCACGTCATCGGTGGCGACGTGCGCCATGTGTTCGGCGGCAAGTACTACGCGTCGGGCCAGTTCGCTTCGAGCAGCACGAGCGATCGTGGTGTCCGCTCTTCGGGTGCGTTGTGGGAAGCGGTCGTCGATCGCACCGGCAAGAGCTGGGGGTTCCACTACAATCTGCTGGGCATTCAACCCGGCTTCCGCTCGGACAACGGTTTCGTGGCGCGGACGGGATATGTGCAGCCGAGTGCGTCGAACCGGTTCACGGTGTTCGGCAAACCGGGCGAGCTCTTCGAACGGTATCAGTTGTTCCTGCAGAGCAACGCCATCTGGACGTACGCCGACTTCTTCGACGCCCAGCCTCTCCTGGAATCGAAGGCGAGCGCGGGCAGCACACTGACGCTGCGTCGTGGCTGGTCGGTGGGCTACACCCCCACCCTCTCCACGTATGCGTTCGATCCGGCAGCGTTCGGCGGCCTGCAGGTGCCGAACGGCTCGGGCACGCCGGTGCCGTTCACCCCATCGCCGCGCATCACGACGTTCTCGCAGCAGTTCTCGCTGGGCACGCCGCAGTTCCGCCGGTTCGCGGCCAACGCCACGTACATGCTGGCCAACGACGTCGACTTCAACGAAACGGCACGCGTGAACCGCACGGCGATCACGGGGTCGGTGGACTGGCGTCCGGACACGCGCCTGCGCGTGAATGCCACGTATGCGAGCAACGAGTTCATCCGCCGCATGGACGGCAGCTCGTCGTACAGCACGCAGATCCCGCGCATCAAGGCGGAGTATCAGATGACGCGCTCGGTCTTCGTGCGTCTGGTCACGCAGTACGAAGCCAGCCGCCGGGAGGCGTTGCGTGACTGGCGCACGGGTCAGGTGCTGGTCACGCAACTCTCCGACGGCACATTCCGTCCGCTCACGGCGACCCGCTCCAATCTGCTGCGGGCCGACTGGCTCTTTGCCTATCGTCCGAGCCCGGGCACGGTGTTCTTCGCGGGTTACGGAAGCAGCCTGACCGAACCCGATGCCCTGGCCTTCGATCGTCTGCGGCGTGTGGCCGACGGGGTGTTCGTGAAAGCGAGCTGGGTCATGCGGATGGGAGCAAAATAG
- the hslV gene encoding ATP-dependent protease subunit HslV: MSLPQVRATTILAVRRNGQVAIGGDGQVSVGDTVAKQRAVKVRTLKGGRVLAGFAGSVADALTLFEKFEEKLERHPGNLPRAAVELAKEWRSDRVLRRLEAMLIVADVDHGFMLSGNGELIEPDDGILAIGSGGAYAQAAARALMRETTLAPRDIVEKALTIAGEICIYTNTNITVLEPARPAP; this comes from the coding sequence ATGTCTCTTCCACAGGTTCGGGCGACCACCATTCTTGCCGTACGGCGCAATGGACAGGTGGCCATCGGCGGTGACGGTCAGGTGTCGGTGGGCGACACGGTGGCCAAGCAGCGTGCCGTGAAGGTGCGCACCCTGAAAGGTGGCCGGGTGCTGGCGGGTTTTGCCGGCTCGGTGGCCGACGCGCTCACGCTGTTCGAGAAGTTCGAGGAGAAACTCGAACGCCATCCGGGCAATCTGCCCCGCGCCGCCGTCGAACTGGCCAAGGAGTGGCGCAGCGATCGTGTGCTGCGCCGACTCGAGGCCATGCTCATCGTCGCCGATGTCGATCACGGCTTCATGTTGAGCGGCAACGGGGAACTGATCGAACCCGATGACGGCATCCTGGCCATCGGCTCGGGCGGCGCCTACGCCCAGGCCGCCGCCCGCGCGCTGATGCGCGAGACCACGCTCGCGCCCCGGGACATCGTGGAGAAGGCGCTCACCATTGCGGGCGAGATCTGCATCTACACGAACACCAACATCACGGTGCTGGAGCCGGCGCGCCCGGCTCCATAA
- a CDS encoding threonine/serine dehydratase, translated as MYPIAYADVLAARNRLLPFLDPSPVRRYPELDALVGHDVRVWVKHENHLPTGSFKVRNGTASITALSSADSARGVIAASTGNHGLGLAWSGAQCGVPVTICVPRGNNPEKNAAIRSYGATLIETGDRYDDAARACADLAAREQKALVHSTNHREVIAGAGTMTLELLEQIPALDAVVIALGGGSQAVGAAVVTHTLKPSLEIYAVQSAGAPAQHDAWRDGQMRTGMPASTFAEGIATGSSYTMTFDALRAGLADFVLVQDDAIAQSIRDLWRITHNLAEGAGATGLAGLRALAPRLAGKTVAIIMCGGNLDAARAATVLSGGTPG; from the coding sequence ATGTATCCCATCGCCTACGCGGACGTGCTGGCGGCGCGCAACCGGCTGCTGCCCTTTCTCGATCCTTCGCCGGTCCGCCGCTATCCGGAACTCGATGCCCTCGTGGGACATGATGTCCGCGTCTGGGTGAAACACGAGAACCATCTCCCCACGGGGAGTTTCAAGGTGCGCAACGGCACCGCGTCCATCACCGCACTCTCCAGTGCGGACAGCGCCCGTGGCGTGATCGCCGCCAGCACCGGCAACCACGGACTCGGCCTGGCCTGGTCGGGCGCGCAGTGCGGCGTGCCGGTGACCATCTGCGTGCCCCGGGGCAACAACCCCGAGAAGAACGCGGCCATCCGCAGTTATGGCGCCACACTCATCGAGACGGGCGACCGATACGACGACGCGGCGCGCGCCTGCGCGGACCTCGCGGCGCGGGAGCAGAAAGCCCTGGTGCACTCCACCAACCATCGCGAGGTCATCGCCGGAGCGGGCACGATGACGCTCGAATTGCTCGAGCAGATCCCCGCTCTCGATGCGGTGGTGATCGCGCTGGGTGGTGGGTCGCAGGCCGTGGGTGCCGCCGTGGTGACCCACACACTCAAGCCGTCGCTCGAGATCTACGCCGTGCAGAGCGCCGGGGCGCCCGCACAACACGACGCCTGGCGTGATGGGCAGATGCGCACAGGCATGCCGGCTAGCACGTTCGCCGAGGGGATCGCGACGGGCAGCAGCTACACGATGACGTTCGACGCCTTGCGCGCCGGACTCGCCGACTTCGTGCTGGTGCAGGACGACGCCATCGCGCAGAGCATCCGCGATCTCTGGCGCATCACGCACAACCTGGCCGAAGGCGCGGGGGCGACCGGCCTGGCCGGCTTGCGCGCCCTGGCGCCGCGTCTCGCCGGCAAGACCGTGGCGATCATCATGTGCGGGGGCAATCTCGATGCCGCGCGGGCCGCGACCGTTCTGAGTGGCGGCACGCCGGGGTGA